The Anopheles gambiae chromosome 2, idAnoGambNW_F1_1, whole genome shotgun sequence genomic sequence GTGTTTTCCCATTTGTCTTGACCCTGTTTCTAATGGTTGTGTTTGGCtacttttcgtttgtttttgtcgaTTTTGCAGGGCAATGAAACATCCGCCACCCAAGCAGCTCATGCCTGCCTGCTACTGGCCATGCATCCCGAGATACAGGACCGAGCGGCGGCCGAGATTTGCGAGCTGCTGGCCGATGACGTCGAGTACACGCACGAAACACTGAAGCAGATGCAATATCTGGAGCGCGTGATCAAGGAATCGCAGCGGCTCTGCCCGGTGGCAGCCGTGTACGGGCGCAAAACGATCGGCACAATCCAGCTGGATGAGTACGTCATCCCGAAAGGATTCATCCTGCTGCTGAACGTGTTTGCGCTGCACCGTCAGAAAGAGTTCTGGGGCCCGAACGCGGACAAGTTCGATCCGGACCACTTCCTGCCGGAACGCGTCAAGGCAAGGCACCCGTACGCCTACCTGCCGTTCAGTGGCGGTCCACGCGGCTGCATAGGTAGCCGCTACGCAATGATGAGCCTGAAGATTATACTGTCGCAGATACTGAAAAACTATCGGCTCACCACCGACATACCGTACGAAAAGATGGACTTTAAGTTCAAGGTCTCGATGCATCTGTCCTTCGAACATTTGGTCAGACTGGAACGGCGGGTCTAGTAGTGCTTCTAGGGTCGTGCCAACCACTCTTAGAATTCGATCATCACTTTCGACTCGCATTCGACCATGacacacgtgtgtgtatgtgtgtgccttaGTGAAACTTTATGCTTGGTAAATGCGTAAAATCGAATAATACCGTTTTGACGCTTCTCGAACAGGCGATACCGCGGCGAAACAATCAACCTAGACGAGCATAGTCATGTTATGTAGTGAGTGGGTGTTCGTATAACTTCCCCCTAGCAGTACATGCGCTTTGAATGCAGTCGAATGAAAATTATACACCCAGATGGAAGGCGCGAACGTGCGATGTGTTTATTgttcaatgctttttttctgttacatttttcatttgtgtAAGTGTAAGCAACACGCAACAGAATGCGGCTTCAACTCACACAACCAGACCCAAATGGATTCGATCATTCTATGATTGAGCATTCTGTGTTTACAGATTCGTTATCAAAATCGGAAGTACGTCGGAGCAACAGATTTCAATGTTTGAGTTGCGTGTACTTCCGATAATGAGATGCAGCTTCCTTGTAATTATTGTGATattttttctgcaaaaaaaactcgttcAGCTTTGATCCAGGTTTGATCGAAATGTAGATTGAATATATTGGAAAACAATGTATCGTTTATTGGCCAACTccgttctttctgaataaaaaaattgaaaaacaaaacaaactgtatCTATATTTATacagcaacaataaaaatatatttcaaaaataCATCATAAACCCATAACCAAACAAATTTGTTACATTGCCGCGTTCACTTTTACTTTCACACCGCAAATGTATGATTTGAAGCTTCTCTCGCTTATTGGATTTAGCTAATTGTTGGTAAACTCCGCCCCGCTATCGAATTAGACATGCTCATTTGCAAGTCAAATAGGTTAAACTCTGGCCAACGGGCGTTGTATCAATATTAGCTacaacaatcacacacacgtgcgAGCCTTTTACTGAAGTGTTTGAACGCGCTAGCATAATGGAGATGGTGTGCTTTTACACAATTCACTGGACGGCTATTAAGCAGGTTATAAATTATCCAACCATGACAACAAGGTGTCTGGTACAATATTCACCTTCTATTCCAAACTTGTTTACAGCAGATGTTGTGTTTACCTAAGAACTTATCCATTCCCAATGCTTCGTATTGATTTTATACGCAATTTGTGAAATAAAGCAATCACtgtacatacatacaaaccTCACTGATGCTCCACCAGAAACACTCACTGAAGAATGACAATTGCTCATGATGAGCTTCGCATTAAATACATCCCAAACCGCAATAGCTCACGTTTGCACCACTCACCGTTACACTTTCGTTTCGAAATGTGCAAGTAATTTCTAGCAACGCGCTAGATGATCCTATGATATTATCAACCACCCCTGATTGCATGATGTCGATGCAGCATTTGTTTCCGGAAGTCACTACCGTTCCATCAAAACTTGATACACTGGTGACAAACCGGCCCACTTTACGGTTGAGCAGAGCACCAGCCGCAATGGATCACCACAAAGCATTATCCGTATtgctagtgctgctgctacatgGAAGTGTAAGTTGTCAAGTCGTAATTCTACAATTCTTCAATGAAAAGGGTGCCATAATTCCTTCCAATTTTAGCTACAGGCATACGGTACCATATCTCCCAAGGTCATCGCCCTGCAGCAAGTGCTCTCCAGCGAGCTACAGACACTGGAACGTAACGCACTGCTTACGGGTCCGTTACACGCCGAATCATCCTCCGATGGAAGTGCGATTAGTCGCCTCCGAAGAACGTTTCACGAATTTGAACGTCAAAATCAGGAAAGTATTACTGCGATTTTGAGGGTACTGGCACTGATCGATCATACGCTGGAGAACACCATTCAAGACTGTGAAAAAGTGTTCCATCTTCCGTCGCTCTACAGTGAGAATGTATTGTTTCGCGACGTTACCcgaccgctgctgctgctggtggaacAGCTCTGTCAGCAGATAACCTTAGAGGACTTTGGCCAGATAGAGTCATCGTTGGAGGTGGTAGAACAGGCAGCCACCCTTTACCGATCCCGGTTGGATGAGACGAAACGCAGCATGCAGGTTGTGTTGGACGAGCTGGATCACATTATGGGAACATTCTCAGCCCCATTACAGCAGAATGCGCTGTTCGATCAAATAGAACAGGTAAATGCAACAATCCGTAGTTCGATTGCAAGGGCGACAGTCAACTTGCTCGATAGGCAACACGCTATCAGTGACAAGATACTTCCCACATCCGAGGGGAATAACGATATGTTTGTGATTGTTGAGAGCTTTATGACGTTTTTGGCGAACGAAACCGATATTTTGGCGGAGGATCTAGCCGAACAGCTGGACGATTGGTTCAATGAAACGACGAACTTGATTAACATCGTAGCGGAAGAAGTGTCCGCCATACCGCAAACGCTAATGGAAGCTCCCATCGAAGCGTTTCTGAGACAGGAAAGCTCACTCAAATGCTTGGCGGAGTACATCAACAAAAAGGCTGTGGAGAAATTGtggattggattggatcgaaTTCTGCAGTGCTTCCACGTTGGCAACGACACCGAGCGCCCGTTTGAAATGGCGAAACAATTGCTCAGCTTAGCGGACAGGAACATTCAGCTCACTTTGGAAGAGATTTTGGAGTGTCACCAGAGCACTTTGCGCGTCGGTTACGATGCGAAGGTTTATGACGAGATGGCAAGCTGCTACGAAATGGTGAGCATGCATATTTAGTAGCTGAACCAAATCACCAGAACTGAACAATTTTACCACCAATTTGAACTCTTTTCAGTCCAAACCGATTCTGGAAGCAATGCAGGAGTACGTTGACTCAAAGATGGATGAGATTTACTTCCATGTTGAGCTTTCAATGTACTTTAACGAGCTCAAAATGGAATCGTGCGTTTACTATCGGGCGAGAGAGATGATGTTGGACATGTCCGAGGTCAACCAACGCTATCGAAAGTGTAACGAAGAAGGCCAAATAGAGTTGTAAGGAATAACTGATGGAACATATTTATAATTCCTTTAATCACTTTCAACTCTACGCTCGAACCGTATTAAGTATCCCTGCTCCTGCTTTAGAGCTATATCGAACCGAAACTGCATCTGCTCCATAGTTAGCTCGGTGTGGAGCTCATATCTCCGAATGATCTTGCACAAAATAATCTTCATAATCTGCATGGCGTACCGTGAGCCAATACAATTGCGACTCCCTGTGTTGAACGGCATAAAGGCACAGCCCATTCTATTCTTGCACTGTTCGGGCAGAAATCGATCGGGATCGAACCTCTCCGCATCGGCACCCCAGAAATCCTTTCTGCGATGCAGTGCAAATAAGCTCACGACTACCGTTGTACCGCGCGGAATCAACTGTCCTTCGACTGTTAGGTCTTCTTGGGCTTCGCGCGCCACCGTGGCGCCCGGAGGAGCTAGCCGTAAGCTTTCCTTGATCACACACTCCATGTAGCTTAGTTGTTTCAGCTTTTCCTCGGTAATGGGCTCATCGGCAGTGTAAAACACATCGCGCAGCTCTTGGTACAGCCTTCTCTGTACTGCAGGATGCATCGCAAGGAATAGGCACGTGTGACCGAGCGAGTGTGCCGTCGTATCGTTACCCTTGAAAGGAAAGGCGTCAATCATTAGAAATTATAGGAATACACATCTCTTACGTCTGCTACATACAGCACCGACGA encodes the following:
- the LOC1269351 gene encoding uncharacterized protein LOC1269351, with the protein product MDHHKALSVLLVLLLHGSLQAYGTISPKVIALQQVLSSELQTLERNALLTGPLHAESSSDGSAISRLRRTFHEFERQNQESITAILRVLALIDHTLENTIQDCEKVFHLPSLYSENVLFRDVTRPLLLLVEQLCQQITLEDFGQIESSLEVVEQAATLYRSRLDETKRSMQVVLDELDHIMGTFSAPLQQNALFDQIEQVNATIRSSIARATVNLLDRQHAISDKILPTSEGNNDMFVIVESFMTFLANETDILAEDLAEQLDDWFNETTNLINIVAEEVSAIPQTLMEAPIEAFLRQESSLKCLAEYINKKAVEKLWIGLDRILQCFHVGNDTERPFEMAKQLLSLADRNIQLTLEEILECHQSTLRVGYDAKVYDEMASCYEMSKPILEAMQEYVDSKMDEIYFHVELSMYFNELKMESCVYYRAREMMLDMSEVNQRYRKCNEEGQIEL